The following are encoded in a window of Leeia aquatica genomic DNA:
- a CDS encoding DUF2782 domain-containing protein, producing MRATLIMASLGLALQLTAPAVHAAEPLPPGLQPLPDVPPPLVNIDPDNEPEVTVVQKGEVKEEQFRIRGRLYMIKVTPANGSNSYYLVDDKGSGQFQRRDRVDVNLQIPRWVVMEF from the coding sequence ATGCGCGCTACCCTGATCATGGCCAGCCTGGGGCTGGCCCTGCAACTGACTGCACCTGCCGTGCATGCGGCTGAGCCGTTGCCACCTGGCCTGCAGCCCCTGCCGGATGTGCCTCCTCCGCTGGTCAATATTGATCCGGACAATGAGCCCGAAGTGACGGTCGTCCAGAAAGGCGAGGTCAAGGAAGAGCAATTCCGCATCCGGGGTCGGCTCTACATGATCAAGGTTACCCCGGCCAACGGCAGCAACAGCTATTACCTGGTCGACGACAAAGGCAGCGGACAATTCCAGCGCCGTGACCGTGTTGATGTTAATCTGCAGATCCCCCGCTGGGTGGTGATGGAATTCTGA
- a CDS encoding sigma-70 family RNA polymerase sigma factor, which produces MADFLTELQQHRDYLYRYALLQLRDPDQAEDVTQETLLAAVEQKSGFAGKSSLKTWLTGILKFKIIDVIRARSREPLASEEQQLAQEGLGELETLFDERGHWATPNVSDWSKPEHALSNSQFWQLFEWCQQRLPVKTAQAFMMREVMGLEIAEICKALEVTATNCSVLLYRARMGLRTCLNEKWFDGEARTA; this is translated from the coding sequence ATGGCCGACTTTCTGACCGAACTGCAACAGCACCGCGATTATCTGTATCGCTACGCCCTGTTACAGCTACGCGATCCGGATCAGGCGGAGGACGTCACCCAGGAAACGCTGCTGGCCGCCGTTGAGCAGAAATCCGGTTTTGCCGGTAAATCCAGCCTCAAAACCTGGCTGACCGGCATCCTCAAGTTCAAGATCATTGATGTGATCCGCGCCCGCAGCCGCGAACCGCTGGCCAGTGAAGAGCAGCAGCTGGCGCAAGAGGGGCTGGGCGAGCTGGAAACCTTGTTTGATGAGCGCGGCCATTGGGCCACCCCCAATGTGTCTGACTGGAGCAAGCCCGAGCATGCACTGAGCAACAGTCAGTTCTGGCAGCTGTTTGAATGGTGTCAGCAGCGGCTGCCGGTCAAAACTGCGCAGGCCTTCATGATGCGCGAGGTCATGGGGCTGGAGATTGCAGAAATCTGTAAGGCGCTGGAGGTGACAGCGACCAATTGTTCAGTGCTGTTATACCGGGCCCGCATGGGGTTGCGTACCTGTCTGAATGAGAAATGGTTTGATGGTGAAGCCCGAACCGCGTAG
- a CDS encoding homoserine kinase — MSVFTPVSEAELSDWLRAYTLGPLRELKGILAGIDNSNFFVTTEGDRSGNWPDQTRFVLTLFENLKAEQLPYNLELMEFLSQQGLPSPAPIRDRNGQYLGELNGKPAALVVRLEGDWTERPNVAQCAQVGGLLARMHLAGQAYPQQRENTHGNAWRIRTAIAVSRFLTPAEQGLMENEVALQATFDRSELPTGAIHADLFRDNILFVGDTVSGVIDFYFACTDLLLYDVAITVNDWCMGHDYRFDTARLQAFLQHYHATRPFTAAEAEAWPMMLRAAALRFWLSRLYDYFLPRPAEMNQPKDPRHFHRILAQHVRETPPLPV; from the coding sequence ATGTCTGTTTTTACCCCTGTCAGCGAAGCTGAACTGTCCGACTGGCTGCGCGCCTACACCCTGGGGCCCCTGCGGGAGCTGAAGGGCATTCTGGCCGGCATCGACAACAGCAATTTCTTTGTCACTACCGAGGGAGATCGCTCCGGCAACTGGCCCGATCAGACCCGCTTTGTGCTGACCCTGTTCGAAAACCTGAAAGCCGAGCAGCTGCCCTACAATCTGGAGCTGATGGAGTTCCTGTCTCAGCAAGGCCTGCCTTCCCCCGCTCCGATACGGGATCGCAACGGGCAGTATCTGGGCGAGCTCAATGGCAAACCAGCCGCTTTGGTCGTGCGGCTGGAGGGTGACTGGACCGAGCGGCCCAATGTGGCGCAATGTGCGCAGGTGGGCGGCTTGCTCGCCCGCATGCATCTGGCGGGGCAAGCCTACCCGCAGCAACGCGAGAATACCCATGGCAATGCCTGGCGTATCCGCACCGCCATTGCGGTGTCCCGCTTCCTGACCCCTGCCGAACAAGGGCTGATGGAGAACGAGGTCGCCCTGCAAGCCACCTTTGACCGCAGCGAATTACCCACGGGGGCCATCCATGCCGATCTGTTCCGCGACAACATTCTGTTCGTCGGCGATACCGTCAGCGGGGTGATCGACTTCTATTTTGCCTGCACCGATCTGCTGCTCTACGATGTGGCCATCACCGTCAACGACTGGTGCATGGGTCATGATTACCGGTTTGATACCGCCCGCCTGCAAGCCTTCTTGCAGCACTATCACGCCACCCGGCCCTTTACTGCCGCCGAAGCCGAAGCCTGGCCGATGATGCTGCGTGCAGCCGCCTTGCGGTTCTGGTTGTCCCGGCTGTACGATTACTTCCTGCCGCGTCCGGCTGAGATGAACCAGCCGAAAGACCCACGGCATTTCCATCGCATTCTGGCCCAGCATGTGCGGGAAACCCCGCCCTTGCCGGTTTGA
- a CDS encoding substrate-binding periplasmic protein gives MTLRSLCARLCLGVLLLSPLWLSARPLVLVYSVMPPLRYTDVHGRPAGPYIDLIRELGREMQMPLQIQECPLMRCLKLLEIGEADVSIGLRATPEREQFLYFLTPPFAWGSNTAFYQRRDDAQPIRQLSDLKGRCIGVVLGSQFSSAFDNDTSLCKDTTGSAYNNFRKLAFGRLDVVAVPSAQGDYLLSTPEFHGKLVRAPYAMESSAPRQISLSRNSPWFTRRAELETALRQILKYPRVQQLVNNVSDPKKQPDIAPDAQPQLR, from the coding sequence ATGACGCTGCGGTCCCTCTGCGCCCGGCTCTGCCTGGGTGTGTTGCTGCTGAGCCCCTTGTGGCTGAGCGCACGGCCTCTGGTGCTGGTTTACAGCGTCATGCCGCCACTACGCTACACCGACGTGCATGGCCGACCTGCGGGACCTTATATCGACCTGATCCGGGAGCTGGGGCGGGAAATGCAGATGCCACTGCAGATTCAGGAATGCCCGCTGATGCGCTGTCTGAAATTGCTGGAAATTGGTGAAGCCGATGTCTCCATCGGTTTGCGCGCCACACCCGAGCGGGAGCAATTCCTCTATTTTCTGACCCCGCCGTTTGCCTGGGGCAGCAATACCGCCTTCTATCAGCGCCGTGATGACGCGCAGCCGATCCGGCAGCTGAGTGATCTGAAAGGGCGCTGCATTGGCGTGGTGCTGGGTAGCCAGTTCTCCAGCGCCTTTGATAACGACACCAGCCTGTGCAAGGACACCACCGGCAGTGCCTACAACAATTTCCGCAAGCTGGCGTTTGGTCGGCTGGACGTGGTTGCCGTGCCCTCTGCACAAGGGGATTACCTGCTCAGCACCCCGGAATTTCATGGCAAGTTGGTGCGGGCACCCTACGCCATGGAATCCTCCGCTCCACGCCAGATCAGCCTGTCGCGCAACTCACCCTGGTTTACCCGCCGTGCTGAACTGGAGACGGCGCTGCGGCAGATCCTCAAGTACCCGCGTGTGCAACAGCTGGTCAATAACGTCAGTGATCCGAAGAAGCAGCCGGACATCGCACCGGATGCCCAGCCTCAACTACGCTAA
- the rfbA gene encoding glucose-1-phosphate thymidylyltransferase RfbA, producing MKGIILAGGSGTRLYPATLSVSKQLLPIYDKPMIYYPLSTLLLAGIRDILIISTPQDTPRFQALLGDGSQWGIQFSYCVQPSPDGLAQAFILGADFVGQEPSALVLGDNIFYGSDLVPLVRGAAAKKQGATVFAYAVNDPERYGVVEYDAAGRAISIEEKPIAPKSHFAVTGLYFYDADVVQIARELKPSPRGELEITDINRAYLERGLLEVACMGRGYAWLDTGTHESLLEASQFIATIELRTGQKVSCPEEIAWRMGYIDGDQVLRLAQPLRKTGYGQYLEKLIKG from the coding sequence ATGAAAGGCATCATCCTTGCGGGGGGCTCCGGTACCCGCCTGTACCCGGCCACGCTGTCGGTATCCAAGCAACTGCTGCCCATCTACGACAAGCCGATGATTTACTACCCGCTCAGTACGCTGTTGCTGGCGGGGATTCGTGACATCCTGATCATCTCCACTCCGCAGGATACGCCTCGTTTTCAGGCGCTGCTGGGCGATGGCAGCCAGTGGGGAATCCAGTTCAGCTACTGTGTGCAGCCCTCACCCGATGGTTTGGCCCAGGCGTTCATTCTGGGGGCGGATTTTGTTGGACAGGAGCCTTCGGCGCTGGTGTTGGGTGACAACATCTTCTACGGGTCTGATCTGGTGCCATTGGTCAGAGGTGCTGCAGCGAAAAAGCAGGGCGCAACGGTGTTCGCCTATGCCGTGAATGACCCTGAACGATATGGTGTTGTGGAATACGACGCTGCAGGGCGCGCCATTAGTATTGAAGAGAAACCAATCGCGCCGAAGTCACACTTTGCGGTGACCGGTTTATATTTCTATGATGCAGATGTGGTGCAAATTGCTCGAGAACTGAAACCCTCGCCTAGAGGGGAATTGGAGATCACGGATATTAACCGTGCTTACCTTGAGAGAGGACTTCTGGAGGTGGCATGTATGGGTAGGGGGTATGCCTGGCTGGACACCGGGACGCATGAGTCCTTGCTGGAAGCATCGCAGTTTATTGCGACGATTGAGCTACGTACTGGGCAGAAGGTTTCCTGTCCGGAGGAGATTGCGTGGAGGATGGGGTATATAGACGGCGATCAAGTGCTTCGCCTTGCTCAGCCTTTGAGAAAGACGGGCTACGGGCAGTATTTGGAAAAACTCATTAAAGGTTAG
- the rfbD gene encoding dTDP-4-dehydrorhamnose reductase: MAVMTADILLTGVTGQVGFELARTLSTLGKVWAPTRTELDLLDPIAVAAAVRGCQPRWIVNAAAYTAVDKAETERDLSRQLNTALPGELARLAHELGCGLVHFSTDYVFAGEGEQSYRETDPCQPLNAYGADKHAGEQAILASGAAALIFRTSWVYGNRGRNFMLTMLRLAAEKPELAVVADQIGAPTWSRHIAEAVAQVLVQVSPTTLGERAGIYHLVNGGETSWHGFASAIVAQSGFSTPVRPITSQDFPSPARRPANSRLSCDKLAEVFSIRLPDWQTGLQQCLQARGLA; encoded by the coding sequence ATGGCCGTGATGACTGCCGACATCCTGCTGACCGGAGTGACCGGACAAGTGGGGTTTGAGCTGGCGCGTACCCTGTCAACCCTCGGCAAGGTCTGGGCACCGACGCGCACGGAGCTGGATCTGCTGGATCCTATTGCGGTGGCGGCGGCGGTTCGAGGATGCCAGCCGCGCTGGATTGTGAATGCGGCGGCGTATACCGCGGTAGACAAGGCGGAAACCGAACGTGACTTGTCCCGGCAGCTCAACACCGCCTTGCCGGGCGAGCTGGCTCGCCTGGCCCATGAGCTGGGCTGTGGTTTGGTGCATTTTTCTACCGACTATGTGTTTGCGGGGGAAGGCGAACAGTCGTACCGGGAAACGGATCCCTGTCAGCCCCTCAATGCCTATGGCGCGGACAAACACGCCGGTGAGCAGGCCATTCTGGCCAGTGGCGCGGCAGCGCTGATCTTTCGCACCAGCTGGGTGTATGGCAACCGGGGCCGCAACTTCATGTTGACCATGCTGCGTCTGGCTGCGGAAAAACCCGAGCTGGCGGTGGTGGCTGACCAGATCGGTGCACCGACCTGGAGCCGTCATATTGCTGAGGCGGTAGCGCAAGTGCTGGTGCAGGTGTCGCCCACCACCCTTGGTGAGCGTGCAGGCATCTACCATCTGGTCAATGGCGGGGAAACCAGCTGGCATGGCTTCGCCTCGGCCATCGTGGCGCAATCCGGGTTCAGTACGCCGGTACGGCCGATCACCAGTCAAGACTTCCCCTCACCGGCCCGCCGGCCCGCCAATTCTCGGTTGAGCTGCGACAAGCTGGCTGAGGTATTCTCGATACGTTTGCCGGATTGGCAAACCGGTTTGCAACAATGCTTGCAGGCGCGCGGGTTAGCGTAG
- a CDS encoding zf-HC2 domain-containing protein, with protein sequence MVKPEPRSCRKATELLSRSLDQPLGLGERFWLRWHLGLCSSCRNFRQQLGHLRTFSHHLPDQNRQPPES encoded by the coding sequence ATGGTGAAGCCCGAACCGCGTAGCTGCCGCAAGGCCACTGAATTACTATCCCGCTCGCTTGACCAGCCGCTGGGGCTGGGGGAACGTTTCTGGCTGCGCTGGCATCTGGGGCTGTGCAGCAGCTGCCGCAACTTCCGGCAACAGCTAGGGCACCTGCGCACCTTCTCCCACCACTTGCCGGACCAAAACCGGCAACCGCCGGAATCATGA
- the rfbC gene encoding dTDP-4-dehydrorhamnose 3,5-epimerase gives MRIIHSRLHGVLILEPDVYRDSRGFFLESYNQKYLDSLLGTQTVFVQDNHSRSSRGVLRGLHYQLPPFAQGKLVRVTSGRIYDVAVDLRRDSPAYGQWDGVELSAENHRQLWIPPGFAHGFLVLSDTVDVLYKATAYYAPETEGSIRWDDPTLAIDWPLEGLTPLLSGKDQNAPCWAEAKPWP, from the coding sequence ATGCGCATCATTCACTCTCGCTTGCATGGTGTGTTGATCTTGGAGCCAGATGTCTATAGGGATAGCAGAGGTTTTTTTCTGGAAAGCTATAACCAGAAATACCTTGATAGTCTATTAGGAACCCAAACTGTTTTTGTACAAGACAACCACTCCCGTTCCAGTCGGGGGGTGTTGCGTGGTTTGCATTACCAGTTGCCGCCGTTTGCCCAGGGCAAACTGGTACGGGTGACCTCGGGCCGCATCTATGATGTTGCCGTGGACTTGCGGCGTGATTCCCCTGCCTATGGGCAATGGGATGGTGTGGAGCTGAGTGCAGAGAACCACCGACAACTGTGGATTCCACCGGGTTTTGCACATGGCTTTCTGGTGTTGTCCGACACGGTAGATGTCCTGTACAAAGCCACGGCGTACTACGCGCCGGAGACGGAGGGCAGCATCCGCTGGGATGACCCAACCCTGGCGATTGATTGGCCATTGGAAGGGCTGACGCCGCTGTTGTCCGGCAAAGACCAGAATGCACCCTGCTGGGCAGAGGCCAAACCATGGCCGTGA
- a CDS encoding LOG family protein translates to MSLRDKLPKVVDPRAQNKPYSAKESWRLMEIMSEFVDGIEQLTKVLPAVSIFGSARTKPEHPYYQLTEDIARRLSDSGFAVISGGGPGIMEAANKGAFAGTSPSIGLNILLPHEQGGNPYQDVSVNFKFFFARKVMFVKHATAYVVMPGGFGTLDELSEALTLIQTGKAKKIPVILVGRSFWQGLLDWFQSTLVGEKMINPEDMDLVKVTDDPQEVVDIVFNHYEARSRGQTLAERASTFSL, encoded by the coding sequence ATGAGTTTGAGGGACAAGCTACCGAAGGTAGTCGATCCGCGCGCGCAGAACAAGCCCTACTCCGCCAAAGAATCATGGCGGCTGATGGAAATCATGTCCGAATTTGTGGACGGCATCGAGCAGCTGACCAAGGTGCTGCCTGCCGTCAGCATTTTTGGTTCCGCCCGCACCAAGCCGGAGCACCCGTATTACCAACTGACGGAAGACATCGCGCGCCGCCTGTCGGATTCCGGCTTTGCGGTCATTTCCGGTGGCGGCCCCGGCATCATGGAGGCGGCCAACAAGGGCGCTTTCGCTGGCACCTCGCCTTCGATTGGCCTCAACATCCTGCTGCCCCATGAGCAGGGGGGTAATCCGTATCAGGATGTCAGCGTCAACTTCAAGTTCTTCTTTGCCCGCAAGGTCATGTTCGTCAAGCACGCCACCGCCTACGTGGTGATGCCGGGTGGCTTTGGCACGCTGGACGAACTCTCCGAAGCCCTGACCCTGATCCAGACCGGCAAAGCCAAGAAGATTCCGGTGATTCTGGTGGGCCGCAGTTTCTGGCAAGGCTTGCTGGACTGGTTCCAGAGTACGCTGGTGGGCGAGAAGATGATCAACCCGGAAGACATGGATCTGGTCAAAGTCACCGACGACCCGCAAGAAGTGGTCGACATCGTCTTCAACCATTACGAAGCGCGCAGCCGGGGCCAAACCCTGGCTGAGCGGGCCTCGACTTTTTCACTGTGA